Proteins from one Blattabacterium sp. (Blattella germanica) str. Bge genomic window:
- the mutS gene encoding DNA mismatch repair protein MutS produces the protein MNKNDKFYCKKKEVTPLIQQYNNIKTKYPDTILLFQVGDFYEIFGKDAIQCSKILNIVLTKRSHIHLAGFPYHSLNTYLPKLIRSGLRVAICDQLEEPKKGKNIVKRGVTELVTPGIAINENILETKSNNFLASIHLGIKNLGLSFLDISTGEFFVTEDTKNNVLQYLKLFNPSEILFQRKEKKFVDQFLRKKYYTFLMEDWIFDYGLAYEKLTSHFKTNSLKGFGINDLKLGIISSGVILSYLHNTHHFNIKHISNIRRIKKEEHMWIDNFTFQNLEIFHSLNKEGVPLINIMDQTITPMGGRLLKNWILFPLINIFHIKKRHQIVQKLYSNHILRDFIKKKLKDIHDIERMISKMVIGKISPREIYTLHKSLISISEIKKFFLSQDSQILTDIANSFQDCKMISDKIVNTIQENPPHQIEKGKGNVIIKGFSKELDEIRMLYFSQKEYLEKLRKIEQLNTGINNLKIGYNNIFGYFFEVKASKKYKVPSHWIQKQTLANSGRYITEELKNYELKILNAEQKILSLEKKIFNDLINQILEKIKHLQKNAKEIAKLDVLYSFSNLALENNYVKPEINHSLKIHIIKGRHPVIERQFISKISYIPNDIILNKSDQQIMIITGPNMSGKSAILRQTAIIILMAHIGSFVPAKYAEIGLIDKIFSRVGASDNISLGESTFMVEMNETASILNNISKRSFLILDEIGRGTSTYDGISIAKSIVEFLHENSLRPMTLFATHYHELNEMSTIFKRIKNYHVSAKQIDDDIIFMRKLMVGGSEHSFGIHVAKISGMPIKIINRAEEILRN, from the coding sequence ATGAATAAAAACGACAAATTTTATTGTAAAAAAAAAGAAGTAACTCCATTAATTCAGCAATATAATAATATAAAAACTAAATATCCAGATACAATTTTATTATTTCAAGTTGGGGATTTTTATGAAATTTTTGGAAAAGATGCTATTCAATGTTCTAAAATATTAAATATTGTTTTAACTAAACGATCTCATATTCATCTAGCAGGATTTCCTTATCATTCATTAAATACTTATTTACCAAAATTAATACGTTCAGGATTACGCGTAGCAATTTGTGATCAACTAGAAGAACCAAAAAAAGGAAAGAATATTGTGAAAAGAGGAGTCACTGAACTTGTGACACCAGGAATAGCTATAAATGAAAATATTCTAGAAACTAAATCAAACAATTTTTTAGCTTCTATTCATTTAGGAATAAAAAATTTAGGATTGAGTTTTCTAGATATTTCTACAGGAGAATTTTTTGTTACAGAAGATACAAAAAATAATGTATTACAATATTTAAAACTTTTTAATCCCAGTGAAATTCTTTTTCAAAGAAAAGAAAAAAAATTTGTGGATCAATTCTTAAGAAAAAAATATTATACCTTTTTAATGGAAGATTGGATATTTGATTATGGACTCGCATATGAAAAATTGACATCACATTTCAAGACAAATTCTCTAAAAGGATTTGGGATTAATGATCTAAAATTAGGAATTATTTCTTCTGGAGTGATATTGTCTTATCTACATAATACACATCATTTCAATATCAAACACATTTCTAACATACGAAGAATAAAAAAAGAAGAACATATGTGGATTGATAACTTTACCTTTCAAAATCTAGAAATTTTTCATTCTTTGAATAAAGAAGGAGTTCCTTTAATCAATATTATGGATCAAACAATAACGCCTATGGGAGGTCGATTGTTAAAAAATTGGATTCTTTTTCCTTTAATAAATATATTTCATATAAAAAAACGTCATCAAATAGTTCAAAAACTATATTCCAATCATATTCTACGAGATTTTATAAAAAAAAAACTTAAAGATATTCATGATATAGAAAGAATGATTTCAAAAATGGTTATAGGAAAAATTTCTCCTCGTGAAATATATACATTGCACAAATCTTTGATTTCCATTTCTGAAATAAAAAAATTTTTTTTATCTCAAGATTCTCAAATACTTACAGATATCGCAAATTCTTTTCAAGATTGTAAAATGATATCTGATAAAATTGTTAATACCATACAAGAGAATCCTCCACATCAAATTGAAAAAGGAAAAGGAAATGTAATCATAAAAGGATTTTCTAAAGAATTAGACGAAATTCGTATGCTCTATTTTTCGCAAAAAGAATATTTGGAAAAACTTCGCAAAATAGAACAATTAAATACAGGAATAAACAACTTAAAAATTGGATACAACAATATTTTTGGATACTTTTTTGAAGTAAAAGCTTCAAAAAAATATAAAGTACCATCTCATTGGATTCAAAAACAAACGTTGGCTAATTCTGGGAGATATATAACCGAAGAATTAAAAAATTATGAGTTGAAAATTTTGAATGCTGAACAAAAAATACTCTCTTTGGAAAAAAAAATATTCAATGATTTAATCAATCAAATTCTAGAAAAAATAAAACATTTACAAAAAAATGCGAAAGAAATTGCAAAATTAGATGTTTTATACTCCTTCTCTAATCTGGCATTAGAAAATAATTATGTAAAACCAGAAATCAATCACTCTTTAAAAATACACATTATCAAAGGAAGACATCCAGTTATTGAAAGACAATTTATATCCAAAATTTCTTACATTCCAAATGATATCATTTTAAATAAATCAGATCAACAAATTATGATCATAACAGGACCAAATATGTCCGGAAAATCTGCTATTTTACGTCAAACAGCTATTATTATACTTATGGCTCATATTGGAAGTTTTGTTCCAGCTAAATATGCAGAAATAGGATTAATAGACAAAATATTTAGTAGAGTAGGAGCTTCAGATAATATCTCTTTAGGAGAATCCACTTTTATGGTAGAAATGAACGAAACAGCAAGTATTCTAAATAATATTTCCAAAAGAAGTTTTCTTATTTTAGATGAAATAGGAAGAGGAACAAGTACTTATGATGGAATTTCAATAGCAAAATCTATAGTTGAATTTTTACATGAAAACAGTTTACGTCCTATGACCTTATTTGCAACTCATTATCATGAATTAAATGAAATGAGTACTATCTTTAAAAGAATAAAAAATTATCATGTTTCTGCAAAACAAATTGATGATGATATTATTTTCATGCGGAAACTAATGGTTGGAGGAAGTGAGCATAGTTTTGGAATTCACGTAGCAAAAATATCTGGAATGCCCATAAAAATTATTAATAGAGCTGAAGAAATATTAAGAAATTAA